One genomic region from Leptospira montravelensis encodes:
- the fsa gene encoding fructose-6-phosphate aldolase, with protein sequence MNLFLDTANIDEIKKVHELGLLDGITTNPSIIAKSGRKFTEVIKEICSFVKGPVSAEVLATDAPTMIKEGLELSKIAENVVVKVPLIPEGIKAVKAFSDQGIRTNVTLCFTANQALLAAKAGASFISPFVGRLDDIGYDGLELISEIRDIYDNYGIETQILAASVRHPIHFKEVALRGADCVTLPYSVFEMLFKHPLTDSGLAKFVEDSKKLNW encoded by the coding sequence ATGAATTTATTTTTAGACACAGCCAACATAGACGAAATCAAAAAAGTCCATGAACTTGGTCTCCTAGACGGAATTACCACAAACCCATCCATCATTGCAAAATCCGGTCGTAAGTTCACGGAAGTCATCAAAGAAATTTGTAGTTTTGTCAAAGGGCCTGTGAGCGCCGAAGTTCTTGCAACCGATGCTCCGACCATGATCAAAGAAGGTTTAGAACTTTCTAAAATTGCAGAAAACGTAGTGGTAAAAGTTCCTCTGATTCCTGAAGGAATCAAAGCGGTGAAGGCGTTCTCAGACCAAGGAATTCGAACTAACGTAACTCTTTGTTTCACAGCCAACCAAGCTCTACTTGCTGCCAAAGCGGGTGCGAGTTTCATCTCTCCATTTGTGGGACGTTTGGATGATATTGGATATGATGGATTAGAACTGATCTCCGAAATCCGAGACATTTATGACAACTACGGAATTGAAACACAAATCCTTGCGGCATCCGTGCGCCACCCCATTCACTTCAAAGAAGTAGCACTTCGTGGGGCAGATTGTGTTACCTTACCTTATTCTGTATTTGAAATGCTTTTCAAACACCCACTCACTGACAGTGGACTTGCAAAGTTTGTTGAAGATTCCAAAAAACTAAACTGGTAA
- a CDS encoding HPP family protein, whose amino-acid sequence MRTVRPKRSFRFAIWSLISSTVSIWSILAVTNWFGHSLLIGSFGATAVLLFAVPEAPLSQPRNLIGGHMISATIAVILVATLGTNFFTIGFSVGLSIFVMYLTHTLHPPGGATALIGVLGGVGVDFILFPVFIGVMILLVNALLVNNFVHHRKYPVVWF is encoded by the coding sequence CTGCGGACAGTCCGCCCGAAACGCTCCTTTCGGTTTGCGATTTGGAGTTTGATTAGTAGTACCGTATCCATTTGGTCAATACTAGCCGTCACAAATTGGTTCGGTCATTCTTTACTCATTGGTTCTTTTGGTGCAACGGCTGTACTTCTCTTTGCTGTTCCAGAAGCACCACTTTCTCAACCCAGAAATTTAATTGGTGGGCATATGATTTCTGCAACCATTGCAGTGATTCTTGTGGCTACACTCGGAACCAATTTTTTCACCATTGGATTTTCGGTAGGACTATCTATTTTTGTTATGTATTTAACTCACACCTTACACCCGCCAGGTGGGGCTACGGCACTCATTGGAGTTTTGGGGGGAGTGGGGGTTGATTTTATTTTGTTCCCCGTTTTTATTGGGGTAATGATTTTACTAGTGAATGCACTCTTAGTGAATAATTTTGTCCACCACCGAAAGTATCCGGTGGTGTGGTTTTAG
- a CDS encoding DUF1574 domain-containing protein, giving the protein MKSKPFLLYPVVLFLFIFFVDKIFLLPIFHDEFLQAGNSVFYFQRKELAKRLLADKEASEKNLTLVFGDSRSYPFSELGIPEPYRKNWTLYNFSSPQGIPMNSYIQLKKLLAMGIKPEFVILSLSPEAFDDNKGFILSPFLRMGCDNECLDIVWKDIPLKEKWAYLLDKVFSIRSVELNLSLLSSRLKRGKLKEYKSKYNEEFQLINYTKGEYLMYGVQSNPIEKIKKDTLRIGSLYMGSYTLGSSQRPYVEAFLDLTRKNQIKTLVLWPKVYGDYYKYYEKFHIKEVWWEPTEIMAKSYGAYTLNWNKEGTCDLFNDASHQSAFCFIDQMKEIWVNYAER; this is encoded by the coding sequence TTGAAATCAAAACCGTTTTTATTATATCCAGTCGTTCTTTTTTTATTTATCTTTTTTGTAGATAAAATTTTCCTTTTGCCCATCTTCCATGATGAATTTCTCCAGGCAGGGAACTCTGTTTTTTATTTCCAAAGAAAGGAACTTGCCAAGCGTCTGTTAGCTGACAAGGAAGCGAGTGAAAAAAACTTAACACTTGTTTTTGGAGACTCACGTTCTTACCCTTTTTCGGAACTAGGGATTCCTGAACCTTACCGTAAAAACTGGACACTCTACAATTTTAGTAGTCCGCAAGGCATTCCAATGAATTCCTATATTCAATTGAAAAAACTTTTGGCTATGGGGATCAAACCAGAGTTTGTCATTCTTTCACTCAGTCCAGAAGCCTTTGATGATAATAAAGGATTTATTCTTTCCCCATTTTTACGAATGGGATGTGATAATGAATGTTTAGACATTGTATGGAAAGACATTCCCTTGAAAGAGAAGTGGGCTTATTTATTAGATAAGGTTTTTTCTATTCGGAGTGTCGAACTAAACCTTTCCCTCTTGAGTTCTCGTCTCAAACGTGGAAAACTAAAGGAATACAAATCTAAATACAATGAAGAGTTCCAACTGATCAATTATACGAAAGGTGAGTATTTGATGTATGGGGTTCAGTCCAATCCGATTGAAAAAATCAAAAAAGATACACTTCGGATTGGAAGTTTGTATATGGGTTCATATACACTGGGTTCGTCGCAAAGACCTTATGTGGAAGCTTTTTTAGACCTAACACGAAAAAACCAAATTAAAACTTTAGTACTTTGGCCAAAGGTTTATGGTGATTATTACAAGTATTATGAAAAATTTCATATAAAGGAAGTTTGGTGGGAGCCAACGGAAATTATGGCAAAATCCTATGGAGCTTATACTTTAAATTGGAACAAGGAAGGAACCTGCGATTTATTTAATGATGCTTCCCACCAATCTGCTTTTTGTTTTATTGACCAAATGAAAGAAATTTGGGTAAATTACGCTGAAAGATAG
- a CDS encoding pseudouridine synthase: protein MRINAFLAKLGLGSRRKVEDLVLSGRIKINGSTITDLSFQVSETDSVSFDGNPVQMEEESLKRPKIIAFNKPAGYLTSHEDKFHENTIFSLLPEGFQKYNYAGRLDLDSRGLLLLSIDGDFIQKVTHPRNKIDKEYIISLKQPVAWKAIADEFMLGVREGGDTLRALAVKPANVMPEKTNPGFTSYLSIILKEGKKRQIRRMCKAKDLVVLDLYRIRIGKLDLRDFVLDEGKYKVVTEEQVLGKPIS, encoded by the coding sequence ATGAGGATCAACGCATTTCTAGCTAAATTAGGTCTCGGTTCCCGTAGAAAAGTAGAAGATTTGGTTCTCTCCGGAAGAATCAAAATTAACGGAAGCACCATTACTGATCTTTCTTTTCAAGTATCAGAAACCGATTCCGTGAGTTTCGACGGAAATCCCGTTCAAATGGAAGAGGAGTCATTGAAACGACCCAAAATCATTGCCTTCAATAAACCAGCAGGTTACCTAACTTCGCACGAAGACAAGTTCCATGAGAACACCATTTTTTCCCTGCTGCCGGAAGGTTTTCAAAAATACAATTATGCAGGTCGTTTGGATTTGGATTCTCGTGGACTTTTACTTTTATCGATCGATGGAGATTTTATCCAAAAAGTAACACATCCAAGGAATAAAATTGATAAAGAATATATCATCAGTTTGAAACAACCTGTTGCATGGAAAGCCATTGCCGATGAATTTATGTTAGGTGTTAGAGAAGGTGGAGATACTCTCCGTGCCCTTGCAGTAAAACCAGCCAATGTAATGCCAGAAAAAACGAACCCCGGTTTCACGAGTTACCTCAGTATTATTTTAAAAGAAGGGAAAAAACGCCAAATCCGTAGAATGTGTAAGGCAAAGGATTTAGTAGTGCTTGATCTCTATCGAATTCGGATTGGAAAATTGGATTTACGAGACTTTGTTCTAGACGAAGGCAAATACAAGGTTGTGACCGAAGAACAAGTTCTTGGAAAACCAATTTCTTAA
- the lipA gene encoding lipoyl synthase, with protein sequence MNPLKKKPRSKNISPRVDLPEWMKVRVSFPTEGDALSKVREEVESKKLHTVCESASCPNLNHCWNRKTATYMLSGDICTRRCQYCDVAFGKPNALDSEEPERVARSVAELELRHVVLTAVNRDDLKDGGAGHFAETITKIKSYRPTCSIEVLIPDFKAKEDSLQILYAAKPNIINHNIETVERLFPTITPQKNYKRSLEVLSHIAKHGFLTKSGLILGLGEKEEDVKQCLVELYQHGVRMLTIGQYLQPGPTHYPVQEFVKPETFEFWKEFAYRTGFKTVASGPLVRSSYHAEEYFSDEAN encoded by the coding sequence ATGAATCCGTTAAAAAAGAAACCTCGCTCTAAAAATATCAGTCCCCGGGTGGACCTTCCCGAGTGGATGAAGGTGCGAGTGAGTTTTCCTACGGAAGGAGATGCCCTATCCAAAGTGCGGGAAGAGGTAGAATCCAAAAAACTCCATACCGTTTGTGAATCAGCCAGTTGTCCCAACCTCAACCATTGTTGGAACCGCAAGACCGCCACCTATATGTTGTCTGGAGATATCTGCACAAGAAGATGCCAATACTGCGATGTGGCATTTGGAAAACCAAACGCGCTTGATTCGGAAGAACCCGAAAGAGTCGCAAGGTCTGTGGCAGAACTCGAACTTCGCCATGTGGTTTTAACTGCGGTAAACCGTGACGACCTAAAAGATGGGGGAGCTGGACATTTTGCCGAAACCATTACGAAAATCAAATCGTATCGTCCTACATGTTCCATAGAAGTTCTTATCCCTGATTTTAAGGCCAAAGAAGATTCCTTACAAATTCTTTATGCCGCAAAACCCAATATCATCAATCATAACATCGAAACTGTGGAGAGACTTTTTCCCACGATCACACCCCAGAAGAACTACAAACGATCACTTGAGGTACTTTCCCATATTGCAAAACATGGTTTCCTTACCAAAAGTGGCCTCATTTTAGGTCTTGGGGAAAAAGAAGAGGATGTCAAACAGTGTTTGGTAGAACTGTATCAACACGGGGTTCGGATGTTAACCATTGGCCAATACCTCCAACCAGGCCCCACTCACTACCCAGTCCAAGAATTTGTGAAGCCAGAAACGTTTGAATTTTGGAAGGAATTTGCCTATCGAACTGGATTCAAAACAGTCGCCTCAGGCCCACTCGTTCGTTCTTCCTATCATGCAGAGGAATATTTTTCAGACGAAGCAAACTGA
- a CDS encoding lipoprotein LipL45 — protein sequence MKASKLTIMGLVLLFTGLTVCKKPDAEVSEAPKKPADLSAVVVFAVGDSKIQHADQTEEKAQLGALLKSGDNVVTGDNGKVDIQFADGSSIRISPKSAIDFAKLSQDSSGTTDTQIALVSGKVFAKVNKAKKEDNFTVVTPTAIAGVRGTSFIVEAAEGKPAKVKVVEGAVAFAPRVPALEKLSSEEISGNADLKKLQESLAKAEVILEKDQASTQSAKSADLAKSADIQTLDLNKAFKTAEKEKLVVETAKLTKNEEQEIKTIVTVDKKTAEEIAKLSESAQTEKLDELKKQEIDAKRQAIETEVAKRQEDEKKKFEESLANQPKEFKSKKDIVNYYERIEKIVLVDGKTVIGAIINQENGQLIVHTENGVKRIDMDNVEEVIYDLQQKSKF from the coding sequence AACCAGACGCAGAAGTGTCTGAAGCACCAAAAAAACCAGCAGATTTATCTGCGGTAGTCGTATTTGCGGTGGGAGATTCTAAAATCCAACACGCAGACCAAACAGAAGAAAAAGCACAGCTTGGTGCCCTTCTGAAATCCGGGGATAACGTAGTCACAGGCGACAATGGAAAAGTAGACATCCAATTTGCGGATGGATCGAGCATTCGTATCTCTCCTAAGTCCGCGATTGACTTTGCGAAACTTTCCCAAGACAGTTCAGGAACTACAGACACTCAAATTGCTCTAGTTTCAGGAAAGGTATTTGCGAAAGTCAACAAAGCTAAGAAAGAAGACAACTTTACTGTCGTAACACCAACTGCGATTGCGGGTGTGCGAGGAACGTCTTTTATCGTAGAAGCTGCTGAGGGAAAACCTGCGAAAGTAAAAGTAGTAGAAGGTGCGGTTGCATTTGCTCCACGTGTTCCTGCTTTAGAAAAACTTTCTTCAGAAGAAATTTCTGGAAATGCAGATTTGAAAAAACTCCAAGAGTCTTTAGCGAAAGCAGAAGTAATCTTAGAGAAAGACCAAGCATCCACACAATCAGCAAAATCTGCTGACCTTGCAAAGTCTGCTGACATCCAAACTTTGGATTTGAACAAAGCATTCAAAACTGCTGAGAAAGAAAAACTCGTTGTTGAAACTGCAAAACTGACTAAAAACGAAGAACAAGAAATCAAAACGATCGTTACAGTGGACAAAAAGACTGCAGAGGAAATTGCAAAACTTAGCGAATCTGCTCAAACTGAAAAGTTAGATGAGTTGAAAAAACAAGAAATTGATGCTAAGAGACAAGCAATTGAAACTGAAGTTGCAAAACGCCAAGAAGATGAGAAGAAAAAATTCGAAGAGTCTTTGGCTAACCAACCTAAAGAATTTAAGTCTAAAAAAGACATTGTAAACTACTACGAAAGAATTGAAAAAATCGTTTTAGTAGACGGTAAAACAGTGATTGGAGCGATCATCAACCAAGAAAACGGACAGTTGATTGTTCACACTGAAAATGGTGTTAAGAGAATTGATATGGATAATGTAGAAGAAGTCATCTATGACCTTCAACAAAAATCCAAATTCTAA